From one Methanolobus chelungpuianus genomic stretch:
- a CDS encoding 4Fe-4S binding protein encodes MLKITPYLGILVLIVSIAGLWFPLLGYLLLVVFATLMITSIFRGRWFCGNLCPRGSFNDFWVGKISRGRKIPKILRSFWVRVPLLAFMMVFMGYRLMSTQGLINQIGMVFVIMCLMTTTIALIVGVSFSPRTWCTFCPMGTMQNLIGGNRYRLHVDDSKCIDCNKCEKKCPMQLEVHTNDHKPDCIKCGRCVTSCPTKALAFRN; translated from the coding sequence ATGCTTAAAATAACCCCATATCTCGGCATACTTGTGCTTATCGTGTCCATTGCAGGGCTCTGGTTCCCCCTGCTTGGCTATCTGCTGCTGGTGGTCTTTGCCACTCTCATGATAACCAGCATCTTCAGGGGAAGGTGGTTCTGCGGGAACCTCTGCCCCAGGGGAAGTTTCAATGACTTCTGGGTCGGTAAGATATCCAGGGGTCGGAAGATACCAAAGATCCTGAGAAGCTTCTGGGTAAGGGTCCCTCTCCTTGCATTCATGATGGTATTCATGGGTTACAGGCTCATGTCAACGCAGGGGCTCATCAACCAGATAGGGATGGTCTTTGTGATAATGTGCCTGATGACCACAACCATAGCACTGATCGTGGGTGTCAGTTTCAGCCCCCGTACCTGGTGTACCTTCTGCCCCATGGGGACCATGCAGAACCTCATCGGAGGAAACAGGTACAGGCTCCATGTGGACGATTCCAAGTGTATCGACTGTAACAAGTGCGAGAAAAAGTGTCCCATGCAGCTTGAAGTGCACACTAACGACCACAAGCCCGACTGCATAAAGTGCGGCAGGTGCGTGACATCGTGTCCCACAAAAGCACTGGCGTTCAGGAACTGA